A genomic region of Caenorhabditis elegans chromosome V contains the following coding sequences:
- the che-12 gene encoding Crescerin-like protein che-12 (Confirmed by transcript evidence), with translation MTSLFDALSRSNDRLPSPNFLPEDFLELLKSNDFDTKLTTLIRAATIAKREEDWFHKFQKKGELFKCIDKIICDDRWELQHQCIKFLVEAMPTFGSATEYCMCFVMPNLIPKLVSNKVTVRKITHQAIATFLRLKPEALQSFLKMLSNFMPNCNSKSELITELHHILIPELVKSNWTCLVENFTTESNIQGCEDQAGVLMKKLHYFIGNEFWQKIITNLSPEKREVLEQITANVQVEHTESKAGSGVLRASAKPQSGGERRLRFGIVPSLVCALIAEDTDANQRISGLEKMKQVVDQITPEEIARLVPHLHSYLLMLSNVLEDLNFKVVVLALDIVRATGHHLKGHMEAHIQQFVNLVAKHFGNQKSVIKQIIMMTFMELFQNINPKTVGGCLRVFLENKNSRVREEVINIYTASLMTISPSKFNLQPLVNILVPMFHDVKKRVRLAAFEQLSVLAYLLNGKTEIIMKPVRDFEQDQNSRGLTEAVTARIRRQVLPRIRYDGLIEYSTPPMMDSFDLAEAEMSLPSNADLSWIVSNGGVEPDPFERTMSPISLAGNLATIRRNRVIQQQGQAEKPSFSLPQQPAQQASHQAQRLPNGIEKSHETSENSSLDIGQRIVMTRMKSDDSFVRRQGSAASNPNSSTSSWEAPKRPPISPSEKSSISATKKEVNNNHIVKKGNLKSMRARSDTNLSEDHGEEEMENDPPRSFDDRPAKASGQYSFQDFDAAIVPSSMGKKSISHHSLPITSHPPLKHAISQPQKRINNNGTFLRSGQGQRTKSVSKPHRELTAVSKTYSLLDTSNMSVNQALKKMSSDEWADKVDGLNMISTLSETQPRMVADNLKEVIIAILNECKNLRSSVSRVAIVTIGTVAQNLNSKIDSEMEKICAVLLSKSGDVSNAFIRDDATDSLNKLVKAATAGKALQGIILAGAKSKNNTIRSSCANFVYDIITIQGSSAILNNQNALSNVLPVLLQFSRDQSPQVRNPGKQSLCFLSKDPNFDRLMRKNALESEIKAVKDVLANVEKRGGVDSLESTANLSGSLSRIGSTRRVQKKLPDSLQLDLDEIRTELLAAGWERRLTGLQRFEEMCGHASKAVASDTRLIEAFISRLGDTNGKVASCAMETYISTMGSMAKLYSTESNLKAVMNQLAHALTAHLSSKSEEHKHLARTCIQHTIRSIEPVSLLPAMTSATKKSNVKQRPFILTQYCELSKLAYKSKPKQVEVMALPLLWDSVKNSAPDVDNKKATQYLAKTLAKLIGEKQLLDLATSELDPNRKKQLDALIR, from the exons ATGACATCACTGTTTGATGCATTATCAAGAAGTAATGATCGCTTACCATCTCCCAACTTTCTACCTGAGGATTTTCTTGAACTTCTCAAGAGCAATGATTTTGATACAAAACTAAcg ACTTTGATTCGAGCCGCAACGATAGCAAAACGGGAAGAAGATtggtttcataaatttcaaaagaaaggAGAATTATTTAAATGTATTGACAAGATTATCTGTGATGATAGATGGGAACTTCAACATCAATGTATCAAGTTTTTGGTCGAAGCTATGCCGACATTTGGAAGt GCCACAGAATATTGCATGTGCTTTGTGATGCCaaatttaattccaaaattggTGAGCAATAAGGTGACAGTTCGGAAGATAACACATCAGGCAATTGCCACGTTTCTTCGCCTGAAACCTGAAGCATTACAATCCTTTTTG AAAATGCTTTCCAACTTTATGCCCAATTGCAACTCAAAATCTGAATTGATCACAGAACTACACCACATTCTTATTCCGGAG ttggTTAAATCAAATTGGACATGCCTGGTGGAAAATTTCACAACAGAATCAAATATTCAAGGATGTGAAGATCAAGCTGGAGTACTCATGAAAAAGTTGCATT atttcattgGCAACGAATTTTGGCAAAAGATAATAACCAATCTATCACCGGAAAAGCGTGAAGTTCTTGAACAAATAACTGCAAATGTTCAAGTAGAACACACAGAATCAAAAGCAGGAAGCGGTGTTCTACGAGCATCAGCTAAACCTCAATCTGGCGGTGAACGACGTCTTCGATTCGGAATAGTTCCAAGCTTAGTGTGTGCTTTAATTGCTGAGGATACAGATGCTAATCAAAGAATTTCGggattagaaaaaatgaaacaagtaGTTGATCAGATTACTCCAGAAGAAATAGCTAGATTGGTTCCTCATTTACATTCGTATTTGCTCATGTTGTCAAATGTTTTGGAAGATTTGAACTTCAAG GTAGTAGTTCTAGCTCTTGACATTGTTCGTGCAACTGGACATCATTTGAAAGGGCACATGGAAGCACATATTCAACAATTTGTGAATCTCGTGGCGAAGCATTtcggaaatcaaaaatctgtGATCAAACAAATCATAATGATGACTTTTATGGAACTCTTTCAG aatataaatCCTAAAACAGTCGGTGGATGTCTTCGggtatttcttgaaaataagaaTTCAAGAGTGAGAGAGGAAGTAATCAATATTTACACAGCTTCTTTGATGACTATCAGcccttcaaaattcaacttgcAACCGCTTGTGAATATTTTGGTTCCAATGTTTCATGACGTCAAGAAACGGGTTAG attagcCGCCTTTGAGCAGTTGTCTGTACTGGCTTACCTATTGAATGGGAAAACCGAGATCATCATGAAACCCGTGAGAGATTTTGAACAAGATCAGAATTCAAGAGGATTAACGGAAGCAGTAACA GCCAGAATCCGTCGTCAGGTACTTCCACGTATTCGGTACGATGGTCTCATTGAATACTCAACACCTCCAATGATGGACTCATTTGATCTTGCAGAAGCTGAGATGAGCTTGCCTTCCAATGCAGATCTCTCATGGATTGTGAGCAATGGTGGCGTTGAGCCAGATCCATTTGAAAGAACAATGTCACCAATCAGTTTGGCTGGAAATCTTGCAACAATTCGAAGAAATCGAGTGATCCAACAACAGGGACAAGCAGAGAAACCGTCATTCAGTCTACCACAGCAACCTGCTCAGCAAGCGTCACATCAAGCGCAACGGCTACCAAACGGAATTGAGAAAAGTCacgaaacttctgaaaattcaagtctGGACATTGGTCAAAGAATAGTGATGACAAGAATGAAAAGTGATGACTCGTTTGTGAGGAGACAAGGTTCAG CAGCATCAAATCCAAATTCAAGTACAAGTTCCTGGGAAGCTCCGAAACGTCCACCGATATCCCCATCAGAAAAGTCATCGATAAGCGCAACAAAGAAAGAAGTTAACAACAATCATATTGTTAAGAAAGGAAATTTGAAGTCAATG AGAGCTAGAAGTGACACAAATCTTTCTGAAGATCATGGAGAAGAAGAGATGGAAAATGATCCTCCAAGAAGTTTTGACGATCGCCCAGCAAAAGCAAGTGGGCAATATTCATTCCAAG ATTTCGACGCTGCCATTGTTCCATCCAGCATGGGAAAGAAAAGTATCAGTCACCACAGTCTACCAATCACTTCACATCCTCCTTTGAAGCATGCG atttcacaACCCCAGAAAAGAATCAACAATAATGGTACTTTTCTACGTTCCGGACAGGGACAAAGGACAAAATCTGTATCAAAG CCCCATCGTGAGCTTACtgctgtttcaaaaacatattcaTTATTGGATACATCGAATATGTCGGTAAATCAAGCATTGAAAAAGATGTCAAGTGATGAATGGGCGGATAAGGTCGATGGTTTAAATATGATTTCAACATTATCTGAAACACAACCAAGAATGGTAGCTGATAACTTGAAAGAG GTCATCATTGCCATTTTGAatgaatgcaaaaatttgcGATCATCGGTTTCTAGAGTGGCAATTGTTACCATAGGAACAGtggctcaaaatttaaactccAAAATTGATTCAGAAATGGAAAAG ATTTGCGCTGTACTTCTCTCTAAATCTGGTGACGTGTCAAACGCCTTTATTCGAGATGATGCAACTGATTCGTTGAATAAACTTGTGAAAGCTGCAACTGCTGGAAAAGCACTGCAAGGGATTATTTTGGCTGGAGCAAA ATCCAAGAACAATACAATTCGTTCCTCATGTGCTAATTTTGTTTATGACATTATCACAATTCAAGGAAGTTCAGCGATTCTTAATAATCAAAATGCACTTTCAAATGTGCTTCCCGTTctacttcaattttcaagagaTCAATCGCCACAAGTAAGAAATCCAGGAAAACAATCTCTTTGCTTTTTGTCAAAG GACCCGAATTTCGATAGActtatgagaaaaaatgcaTTGGAATCGGAGATCAAAGCTGTGAAAGACGTTTtggcaaatgttgaaaaacgg ggaGGAGTAGACTCATTGGAATCAACCGCTAACCTTTCTGGATCACTCTCTAGAATCGGAAGTACCCGAAGAGTTCAGAAGAAGCTTCCCGATAGCTTACAGCTTGACCTCGATGAAATTCGTACTGAGCTTTTAGCTGCGGGATGGGAAAGACGGTTAACAGGCTTACAAAGATTTGAAGAAATGTGTGGACATGCAAGTAAAGCAGTTGCAAGTGACACTCGACTTATTGAAGCATTCATTTCAAGATTAGGGGATACAAATGGAAAAGTTGCATCGTGTGCAATGGAAACATATATTTCTACTATGGGAAGCATGGCgaa ACTCTACTCAACTGAATCTAATCTAAAAGCAGTGATGAACCAACTTGCACATGCATTGACTGCTCATCTTTCCAGTAAATCGGAAGAGCACAAGCATCTAGCAAGAACATGTATTCAACATACAATTCGATCAATTGAACCAGTTAGCTTGCTTCCTGCAATGACATCAGCTACAAAGAAATCAAATGTAAAACAACGTCCATTTATCTTGACACAATATTGTG agtTATCCAAATTGGCATACAAAAGCAAACCAAAACAAGTCGAAGTGATGGCTCTTCCTCTATTGTGGGACAGTGTCAAAAATAGTGCGCCAGATGTTGATAACAAGAAAGCAACACAATATCTTGCAAAAACTCTTGCTAAACTT attgGGGAAAAACAATTGCTTGACTTGGCAACTTCAGAGTTGGATCCCAATAGAAAGAAACAATTGGATGCTCTGATTCGGTGA
- the che-12 gene encoding Crescerin-like protein che-12 (Confirmed by transcript evidence), which yields MYSQKMSAISSTHLPPIFAHKTQSWLKSDGREYLWSSPNFDAAIVPSSMGKKSISHHSLPITSHPPLKHAISQPQKRINNNGTFLRSGQGQRTKSVSKPHRELTAVSKTYSLLDTSNMSVNQALKKMSSDEWADKVDGLNMISTLSETQPRMVADNLKEVIIAILNECKNLRSSVSRVAIVTIGTVAQNLNSKIDSEMEKICAVLLSKSGDVSNAFIRDDATDSLNKLVKAATAGKALQGIILAGAKSKNNTIRSSCANFVYDIITIQGSSAILNNQNALSNVLPVLLQFSRDQSPQVRNPGKQSLCFLSKDPNFDRLMRKNALESEIKAVKDVLANVEKRGGVDSLESTANLSGSLSRIGSTRRVQKKLPDSLQLDLDEIRTELLAAGWERRLTGLQRFEEMCGHASKAVASDTRLIEAFISRLGDTNGKVASCAMETYISTMGSMAKLYSTESNLKAVMNQLAHALTAHLSSKSEEHKHLARTCIQHTIRSIEPVSLLPAMTSATKKSNVKQRPFILTQYCELSKLAYKSKPKQVEVMALPLLWDSVKNSAPDVDNKKATQYLAKTLAKLIGEKQLLDLATSELDPNRKKQLDALIR from the exons ATgtattcccaaaaaatgtcCGCTATTTCTAGTACTCATCTTCCACCTATCTTCGCTCATAAAACACAGTCCTGGTTAAAATCTGATGGCCGAGAATATCTGTGGAGTAGTCCAa ATTTCGACGCTGCCATTGTTCCATCCAGCATGGGAAAGAAAAGTATCAGTCACCACAGTCTACCAATCACTTCACATCCTCCTTTGAAGCATGCG atttcacaACCCCAGAAAAGAATCAACAATAATGGTACTTTTCTACGTTCCGGACAGGGACAAAGGACAAAATCTGTATCAAAG CCCCATCGTGAGCTTACtgctgtttcaaaaacatattcaTTATTGGATACATCGAATATGTCGGTAAATCAAGCATTGAAAAAGATGTCAAGTGATGAATGGGCGGATAAGGTCGATGGTTTAAATATGATTTCAACATTATCTGAAACACAACCAAGAATGGTAGCTGATAACTTGAAAGAG GTCATCATTGCCATTTTGAatgaatgcaaaaatttgcGATCATCGGTTTCTAGAGTGGCAATTGTTACCATAGGAACAGtggctcaaaatttaaactccAAAATTGATTCAGAAATGGAAAAG ATTTGCGCTGTACTTCTCTCTAAATCTGGTGACGTGTCAAACGCCTTTATTCGAGATGATGCAACTGATTCGTTGAATAAACTTGTGAAAGCTGCAACTGCTGGAAAAGCACTGCAAGGGATTATTTTGGCTGGAGCAAA ATCCAAGAACAATACAATTCGTTCCTCATGTGCTAATTTTGTTTATGACATTATCACAATTCAAGGAAGTTCAGCGATTCTTAATAATCAAAATGCACTTTCAAATGTGCTTCCCGTTctacttcaattttcaagagaTCAATCGCCACAAGTAAGAAATCCAGGAAAACAATCTCTTTGCTTTTTGTCAAAG GACCCGAATTTCGATAGActtatgagaaaaaatgcaTTGGAATCGGAGATCAAAGCTGTGAAAGACGTTTtggcaaatgttgaaaaacgg ggaGGAGTAGACTCATTGGAATCAACCGCTAACCTTTCTGGATCACTCTCTAGAATCGGAAGTACCCGAAGAGTTCAGAAGAAGCTTCCCGATAGCTTACAGCTTGACCTCGATGAAATTCGTACTGAGCTTTTAGCTGCGGGATGGGAAAGACGGTTAACAGGCTTACAAAGATTTGAAGAAATGTGTGGACATGCAAGTAAAGCAGTTGCAAGTGACACTCGACTTATTGAAGCATTCATTTCAAGATTAGGGGATACAAATGGAAAAGTTGCATCGTGTGCAATGGAAACATATATTTCTACTATGGGAAGCATGGCgaa ACTCTACTCAACTGAATCTAATCTAAAAGCAGTGATGAACCAACTTGCACATGCATTGACTGCTCATCTTTCCAGTAAATCGGAAGAGCACAAGCATCTAGCAAGAACATGTATTCAACATACAATTCGATCAATTGAACCAGTTAGCTTGCTTCCTGCAATGACATCAGCTACAAAGAAATCAAATGTAAAACAACGTCCATTTATCTTGACACAATATTGTG agtTATCCAAATTGGCATACAAAAGCAAACCAAAACAAGTCGAAGTGATGGCTCTTCCTCTATTGTGGGACAGTGTCAAAAATAGTGCGCCAGATGTTGATAACAAGAAAGCAACACAATATCTTGCAAAAACTCTTGCTAAACTT attgGGGAAAAACAATTGCTTGACTTGGCAACTTCAGAGTTGGATCCCAATAGAAAGAAACAATTGGATGCTCTGATTCGGTGA
- the che-12 gene encoding Crescerin-like protein che-12 (Confirmed by transcript evidence) — translation MGTTVSRAVSAPNRIYSSTVTPMPMSSNQNNMFMVVNRRMRPASNPNSSTSSWEAPKRPPISPSEKSSISATKKEVNNNHIVKKGNLKSMRARSDTNLSEDHGEEEMENDPPRSFDDRPAKASGQYSFQDFDAAIVPSSMGKKSISHHSLPITSHPPLKHAISQPQKRINNNGTFLRSGQGQRTKSVSKPHRELTAVSKTYSLLDTSNMSVNQALKKMSSDEWADKVDGLNMISTLSETQPRMVADNLKEVIIAILNECKNLRSSVSRVAIVTIGTVAQNLNSKIDSEMEKICAVLLSKSGDVSNAFIRDDATDSLNKLVKAATAGKALQGIILAGAKSKNNTIRSSCANFVYDIITIQGSSAILNNQNALSNVLPVLLQFSRDQSPQVRNPGKQSLCFLSKDPNFDRLMRKNALESEIKAVKDVLANVEKRGGVDSLESTANLSGSLSRIGSTRRVQKKLPDSLQLDLDEIRTELLAAGWERRLTGLQRFEEMCGHASKAVASDTRLIEAFISRLGDTNGKVASCAMETYISTMGSMAKLYSTESNLKAVMNQLAHALTAHLSSKSEEHKHLARTCIQHTIRSIEPVSLLPAMTSATKKSNVKQRPFILTQYCELSKLAYKSKPKQVEVMALPLLWDSVKNSAPDVDNKKATQYLAKTLAKLIGEKQLLDLATSELDPNRKKQLDALIR, via the exons ATGGGTACAACTGTCAGTCGCGCCGTCTCTGCTCCAAATCGTATTTATTCGTCAACTGTAACTCCAATGCCGATGTCTTCAAATCAGAATAACATGTTCATGGTTGTGAACAGAAGAATGAGAC CAGCATCAAATCCAAATTCAAGTACAAGTTCCTGGGAAGCTCCGAAACGTCCACCGATATCCCCATCAGAAAAGTCATCGATAAGCGCAACAAAGAAAGAAGTTAACAACAATCATATTGTTAAGAAAGGAAATTTGAAGTCAATG AGAGCTAGAAGTGACACAAATCTTTCTGAAGATCATGGAGAAGAAGAGATGGAAAATGATCCTCCAAGAAGTTTTGACGATCGCCCAGCAAAAGCAAGTGGGCAATATTCATTCCAAG ATTTCGACGCTGCCATTGTTCCATCCAGCATGGGAAAGAAAAGTATCAGTCACCACAGTCTACCAATCACTTCACATCCTCCTTTGAAGCATGCG atttcacaACCCCAGAAAAGAATCAACAATAATGGTACTTTTCTACGTTCCGGACAGGGACAAAGGACAAAATCTGTATCAAAG CCCCATCGTGAGCTTACtgctgtttcaaaaacatattcaTTATTGGATACATCGAATATGTCGGTAAATCAAGCATTGAAAAAGATGTCAAGTGATGAATGGGCGGATAAGGTCGATGGTTTAAATATGATTTCAACATTATCTGAAACACAACCAAGAATGGTAGCTGATAACTTGAAAGAG GTCATCATTGCCATTTTGAatgaatgcaaaaatttgcGATCATCGGTTTCTAGAGTGGCAATTGTTACCATAGGAACAGtggctcaaaatttaaactccAAAATTGATTCAGAAATGGAAAAG ATTTGCGCTGTACTTCTCTCTAAATCTGGTGACGTGTCAAACGCCTTTATTCGAGATGATGCAACTGATTCGTTGAATAAACTTGTGAAAGCTGCAACTGCTGGAAAAGCACTGCAAGGGATTATTTTGGCTGGAGCAAA ATCCAAGAACAATACAATTCGTTCCTCATGTGCTAATTTTGTTTATGACATTATCACAATTCAAGGAAGTTCAGCGATTCTTAATAATCAAAATGCACTTTCAAATGTGCTTCCCGTTctacttcaattttcaagagaTCAATCGCCACAAGTAAGAAATCCAGGAAAACAATCTCTTTGCTTTTTGTCAAAG GACCCGAATTTCGATAGActtatgagaaaaaatgcaTTGGAATCGGAGATCAAAGCTGTGAAAGACGTTTtggcaaatgttgaaaaacgg ggaGGAGTAGACTCATTGGAATCAACCGCTAACCTTTCTGGATCACTCTCTAGAATCGGAAGTACCCGAAGAGTTCAGAAGAAGCTTCCCGATAGCTTACAGCTTGACCTCGATGAAATTCGTACTGAGCTTTTAGCTGCGGGATGGGAAAGACGGTTAACAGGCTTACAAAGATTTGAAGAAATGTGTGGACATGCAAGTAAAGCAGTTGCAAGTGACACTCGACTTATTGAAGCATTCATTTCAAGATTAGGGGATACAAATGGAAAAGTTGCATCGTGTGCAATGGAAACATATATTTCTACTATGGGAAGCATGGCgaa ACTCTACTCAACTGAATCTAATCTAAAAGCAGTGATGAACCAACTTGCACATGCATTGACTGCTCATCTTTCCAGTAAATCGGAAGAGCACAAGCATCTAGCAAGAACATGTATTCAACATACAATTCGATCAATTGAACCAGTTAGCTTGCTTCCTGCAATGACATCAGCTACAAAGAAATCAAATGTAAAACAACGTCCATTTATCTTGACACAATATTGTG agtTATCCAAATTGGCATACAAAAGCAAACCAAAACAAGTCGAAGTGATGGCTCTTCCTCTATTGTGGGACAGTGTCAAAAATAGTGCGCCAGATGTTGATAACAAGAAAGCAACACAATATCTTGCAAAAACTCTTGCTAAACTT attgGGGAAAAACAATTGCTTGACTTGGCAACTTCAGAGTTGGATCCCAATAGAAAGAAACAATTGGATGCTCTGATTCGGTGA
- the che-12 gene encoding Crescerin-like protein che-12 (Confirmed by transcript evidence), which translates to MRARSDTNLSEDHGEEEMENDPPRSFDDRPAKASGQYSFQDFDAAIVPSSMGKKSISHHSLPITSHPPLKHAISQPQKRINNNGTFLRSGQGQRTKSVSKPHRELTAVSKTYSLLDTSNMSVNQALKKMSSDEWADKVDGLNMISTLSETQPRMVADNLKEVIIAILNECKNLRSSVSRVAIVTIGTVAQNLNSKIDSEMEKICAVLLSKSGDVSNAFIRDDATDSLNKLVKAATAGKALQGIILAGAKSKNNTIRSSCANFVYDIITIQGSSAILNNQNALSNVLPVLLQFSRDQSPQVRNPGKQSLCFLSKDPNFDRLMRKNALESEIKAVKDVLANVEKRGGVDSLESTANLSGSLSRIGSTRRVQKKLPDSLQLDLDEIRTELLAAGWERRLTGLQRFEEMCGHASKAVASDTRLIEAFISRLGDTNGKVASCAMETYISTMGSMAKLYSTESNLKAVMNQLAHALTAHLSSKSEEHKHLARTCIQHTIRSIEPVSLLPAMTSATKKSNVKQRPFILTQYCELSKLAYKSKPKQVEVMALPLLWDSVKNSAPDVDNKKATQYLAKTLAKLIGEKQLLDLATSELDPNRKKQLDALIR; encoded by the exons ATG AGAGCTAGAAGTGACACAAATCTTTCTGAAGATCATGGAGAAGAAGAGATGGAAAATGATCCTCCAAGAAGTTTTGACGATCGCCCAGCAAAAGCAAGTGGGCAATATTCATTCCAAG ATTTCGACGCTGCCATTGTTCCATCCAGCATGGGAAAGAAAAGTATCAGTCACCACAGTCTACCAATCACTTCACATCCTCCTTTGAAGCATGCG atttcacaACCCCAGAAAAGAATCAACAATAATGGTACTTTTCTACGTTCCGGACAGGGACAAAGGACAAAATCTGTATCAAAG CCCCATCGTGAGCTTACtgctgtttcaaaaacatattcaTTATTGGATACATCGAATATGTCGGTAAATCAAGCATTGAAAAAGATGTCAAGTGATGAATGGGCGGATAAGGTCGATGGTTTAAATATGATTTCAACATTATCTGAAACACAACCAAGAATGGTAGCTGATAACTTGAAAGAG GTCATCATTGCCATTTTGAatgaatgcaaaaatttgcGATCATCGGTTTCTAGAGTGGCAATTGTTACCATAGGAACAGtggctcaaaatttaaactccAAAATTGATTCAGAAATGGAAAAG ATTTGCGCTGTACTTCTCTCTAAATCTGGTGACGTGTCAAACGCCTTTATTCGAGATGATGCAACTGATTCGTTGAATAAACTTGTGAAAGCTGCAACTGCTGGAAAAGCACTGCAAGGGATTATTTTGGCTGGAGCAAA ATCCAAGAACAATACAATTCGTTCCTCATGTGCTAATTTTGTTTATGACATTATCACAATTCAAGGAAGTTCAGCGATTCTTAATAATCAAAATGCACTTTCAAATGTGCTTCCCGTTctacttcaattttcaagagaTCAATCGCCACAAGTAAGAAATCCAGGAAAACAATCTCTTTGCTTTTTGTCAAAG GACCCGAATTTCGATAGActtatgagaaaaaatgcaTTGGAATCGGAGATCAAAGCTGTGAAAGACGTTTtggcaaatgttgaaaaacgg ggaGGAGTAGACTCATTGGAATCAACCGCTAACCTTTCTGGATCACTCTCTAGAATCGGAAGTACCCGAAGAGTTCAGAAGAAGCTTCCCGATAGCTTACAGCTTGACCTCGATGAAATTCGTACTGAGCTTTTAGCTGCGGGATGGGAAAGACGGTTAACAGGCTTACAAAGATTTGAAGAAATGTGTGGACATGCAAGTAAAGCAGTTGCAAGTGACACTCGACTTATTGAAGCATTCATTTCAAGATTAGGGGATACAAATGGAAAAGTTGCATCGTGTGCAATGGAAACATATATTTCTACTATGGGAAGCATGGCgaa ACTCTACTCAACTGAATCTAATCTAAAAGCAGTGATGAACCAACTTGCACATGCATTGACTGCTCATCTTTCCAGTAAATCGGAAGAGCACAAGCATCTAGCAAGAACATGTATTCAACATACAATTCGATCAATTGAACCAGTTAGCTTGCTTCCTGCAATGACATCAGCTACAAAGAAATCAAATGTAAAACAACGTCCATTTATCTTGACACAATATTGTG agtTATCCAAATTGGCATACAAAAGCAAACCAAAACAAGTCGAAGTGATGGCTCTTCCTCTATTGTGGGACAGTGTCAAAAATAGTGCGCCAGATGTTGATAACAAGAAAGCAACACAATATCTTGCAAAAACTCTTGCTAAACTT attgGGGAAAAACAATTGCTTGACTTGGCAACTTCAGAGTTGGATCCCAATAGAAAGAAACAATTGGATGCTCTGATTCGGTGA